One window of Oreochromis niloticus isolate F11D_XX linkage group LG23, O_niloticus_UMD_NMBU, whole genome shotgun sequence genomic DNA carries:
- the scinla gene encoding scinderin like a: MVHKEFETAGKKPGLQVWRVENMDLKPVPPALYGDFFTGDAYILLYTTKAPSYNVHSWIGDEASQDESGAAAIFITQLDDHLHGAAIQYNEFQNRESTTFLGYFKSGIKYKKGGVASGFKHVVTNNVDVKRLLHLKGRRPVRATEEDLSWQSFNKGDCFIIDLGKNIYCWFGSEANHFEKLKTAQMARDIRDNERNGRGEVHTIDEGKEPEDVTKVLGPKPDLPPGSSDTDVEKTNRNKASLYLISDAAGAMKTSLVADKNPFKQDMLNQNDCYILDNGVDNNIFVWKGQKANKEERKAAKAAADKFIADKNYSSKTQVLIVPAGSEPTMFKQFFFKWLEGNITGPGQTHTVGRIAKVEQIPFDPSKLHNNPAMAAQYGVVDDGSGKVQIWRVEGGDKVAVDKSTYGQFFGGDCYLVLYSYNSGGREKHIIYTWQGQKCTQDELTASAFLTVKLDDSMGGVATQVRVTQGKEPPHLVSLFKDKPMVIHQGGTSRKCGETKPSSTRLFHIRKSGNNTTRAVEVEPTASSLNTNDVFVLKTPDCLFLWKGKGASSDEMAAANYVASLLGGTATGVEETQEPAVFWAALGGKKEYQTSKALQGVVRQPRLFGCSNKTGRLTVEEVPGDFSQIDLATDDVMILDTWDQIFVWIGNEANETEKLESPKMAKQYVDSDPSGRRGTPITILKQGEEIPSFTGWFQAWDPKMWSQNLYAQ; this comes from the exons ATGGTACACAAAGAGTTTGAGACTGCAGGGAAGAAGCCTGGCCTGCAGGTGTGGCGGGTGGAGAACATGGATCTGAAACCTGTGCCCCCTGCACTCTATGGAGACTTCTTCACCGGAGATGCTTACATCTTGCTTTACACCACCAAGGCTCCTTCATACAATGTTCATTCATGGATTG GCGATGAAGCTTCCCAGGATGAGAGTGGGGCAGCTGCCATTTTCATAACTCAGCTGGATGACCACCTGCATGGAGCTGCAATCCAGTACAATGAATTTCAAAACCGAGAGTCAACCACCTTCCTGGGCTACTTCAAGTCTGGCATCAAATACAAG aaagGTGGAGTTGCCTCAGGCTTTAAGCATGTGGTAACCAATAATGTAGATGTCAAACGCCTGCTGCACTTGAAAGGTCGTCGACCAGTCAGAGCCACTGAAGAGGATCTGTCCTGGCAAAGCTTCAACAAAGGAGACTGCTTCATCATTGATCTGGGAAAG AACATTTACTGCTGGTTTGGCAGTGAAGCAAATCACTTTGAGAAGCTCAAAACCGCTCAGATGGCCCGAGATATTCGTGACAATGAGCGAAATGGCCGCGGTGAAGTCCATACAATTGATGAAGGTAAAGAGCCAGAAGATGTGACAAAG GTACTTGGACCCAAGCCTGATCTCCCACCAGGAAGCAGTGATACAGATGTTGAAAAGACAAACAGGAACAAGGCGTCACTTTATCTG ATTTCTGATGCTGCTGGCGCCATGAAGACATCTTTGGTGGCTGATAAAAACCCATTCAAACAAGATATGCTCAACCAGAATGATTGCTACATCTTGGACAATGGAGTGGATAATAACATATTTGTCTGGAAAG GACAGAAAGCAAACAAAGAGGAGCGCAAAGCAGCGAAGGCTGCTGCTGACAAGTTTATCGCGGACAAAAATTACTCCAGTAAAACTCAG GTCCTGATAGTGCCAGCAGGGAGTGAGCCCACCATGTTTAAGCAGTTCTTCTTCAAATGGCTTGAAGGGAATATCACAGGCCCAGGGCAGACCCACACAGTAGGTCGTATTGCCAAGGTGGAGCAGATTCCCTTCGACCCATCCAAACTCCACAACAACCCCGCCATGGCTGCCCAGTATGGCGTGGTTGATGATGGCTCTGGGAAAGTTCAG ATTTGGCGTGTGGAAGGAGGCGATAAGGTAGCAGTGGACAAATCCACCTATGGACAGTTCTTTGGAGGTGACTGTTACTTGGTGCTGTACTCTTACAACAGTGGAGGCAGAGAGAAGCACATCATTTACACCTG GCAAGGGCAGAAATGCACTCAGGATGAACTGACTGCTTCGGCCTTCCTCACCGTCAAGCTGGATGATTCCATGGGTGGAGTAGCAACACAG GTTCGGGTCACTCAAGGTAAAGAACCCCCCCATCTTGTGAGCTTGTTTAAGGACAAGCCCATGGTCATCCATCAGGGTGGGACATCCCGCAAGTGTGGCGAGACTAAGCCAAGCAGCACACGGCTCTTTCATATCCGCAAGAGCGGCAACAATACCACACGAGCTGTTGAG GTGGAGCCCACTGCATCCTCTCTGAACACcaatgatgtgtttgtgctgaagACTCCTGATTGCCTTTTCCTGTGGAAGGGAAAGGGTGCAAGTTCAGATGAGATGGCTGCAGCTAACTATGTTGCCAGCCTCCTTGGAGGAACTGCTACTGGGGTGGAGGAGACACAGGAGCCTG CTGTTTTCTGGGCTGCTCTGGGTGGTAAGAAAGAATACCAGACGTCCAAGGCCCTTCAGGGAGTGGTCCGACAACCACGACTGTTTGGATGTTCAAACAAAACTGGCAGGCTAACA GTTGAAGAAGTTCCCGGGGACTTCTCACAGATCGATCTGGCaactgatgatgtcatgattCTGGACACATGGGATCAG ATCTTTGTTTGGATTGGAAACGAAGCAAATGAAACGGAGAAACTTGAATCACCAAAGATGG CCAAACAATATGTGGATTCAGACCCCTCTGGCCGCCGTGGTACCCCCATCACCATCCTGAAGCAGGGGGAAGAGATCCCGTCCTTCACTGGATGGTTCCAAGCTTGGGACCCAAAGATGTGGTCCCAAAATCTTTATGCCCAGTAG